From the bacterium genome, one window contains:
- a CDS encoding SDR family oxidoreductase → MEFQNQTAIVTGAGSGMGRLTSERLAEEGANVVVVEVNPEAAETVVAGIRERGGTAIASVTDVRDYSQVQAAVALALDTYGSVELLINCAGGASARVWGRSEGFTDLDIEIIDWGIDVNFRAPIYFARAVLGHMIERRKGVIINMGSVEGVTGSGAAEYGASKAGLMGLTRSLALLGAPHGVRSCCVSPGPVLTRPAMANMKTRLGRAAEPAEIVDLILYLCSDKAAFITGQNYTIDGGRSIGGMG, encoded by the coding sequence ATGGAGTTCCAGAACCAGACGGCCATTGTGACGGGAGCGGGCTCCGGCATGGGACGGCTCACCTCCGAGCGGCTGGCGGAGGAAGGCGCGAATGTCGTCGTGGTGGAGGTGAACCCCGAGGCGGCCGAGACCGTCGTCGCCGGCATCCGTGAACGGGGCGGCACGGCCATCGCCTCGGTCACCGATGTGCGCGACTACAGCCAGGTCCAGGCCGCCGTGGCCCTGGCGCTTGACACCTACGGCAGCGTCGAGTTGCTCATCAACTGCGCCGGGGGAGCCTCGGCGCGGGTGTGGGGGCGCTCGGAGGGCTTCACCGACCTGGACATCGAGATCATTGACTGGGGCATAGACGTCAACTTCCGCGCCCCGATCTACTTCGCCCGCGCGGTCCTCGGCCACATGATCGAGCGGCGCAAGGGCGTCATCATCAACATGGGCTCGGTGGAGGGCGTGACTGGTTCGGGCGCGGCCGAATACGGGGCCTCTAAGGCCGGCCTCATGGGGCTCACGCGGTCGCTGGCGCTCCTGGGGGCGCCGCATGGCGTCCGTTCGTGCTGCGTGTCGCCCGGGCCGGTGCTCACGCGCCCGGCGATGGCCAACATGAAGACCCGCCTGGGCCGCGCCGCCGAGCCGGCCGAGATCGTGGACCTGATCCTGTACCTGTGCTCCGACAAGGCGGCCTTCATCACCGGGCAGAACTACACGATAGACGGCGGGCGCAGCATCGGGGGCATGGGCTAG
- a CDS encoding PIG-L family deacetylase encodes MTDDGKLSILVIGAHPDDCDLRFGGTAMLYRALGHQVRFVSMANGDAGHYCEGGGPLARRRYAEAQAAARIADVRYDTMDIHDCELEPTVENRKLVIRLMREARADLVLCHRANDYHSDHRAVGVLVQDAAYTVTVPNVCPLTPPLERSPVVGYLFDAFTDPTPYRATVAVDIDAVMERKIDMVGCHVSQVHEWLVYESIGLEGYPEDAAGRRAHLADRLYERYAEVADACREALVKCYGQERGNRVRCAESIMISQYGRGLRDEDWPIYFPFLPQ; translated from the coding sequence ATGACAGATGACGGCAAGCTGAGCATTCTGGTCATTGGCGCACATCCCGATGACTGCGACCTGCGGTTTGGTGGGACGGCGATGCTGTACCGCGCGCTGGGGCACCAGGTGCGGTTCGTGTCCATGGCCAACGGCGACGCGGGGCACTACTGCGAGGGCGGCGGGCCGCTGGCGCGGCGGCGCTATGCCGAGGCCCAGGCGGCGGCGCGGATCGCCGATGTGCGCTACGACACCATGGACATTCACGACTGCGAGCTGGAGCCCACGGTCGAGAACCGCAAGCTCGTGATCCGGCTCATGCGCGAGGCCCGGGCCGACCTGGTGCTGTGCCACCGCGCGAACGACTACCACTCGGATCACCGCGCCGTGGGGGTGCTGGTGCAGGACGCGGCCTACACCGTCACCGTGCCCAACGTCTGCCCGCTTACCCCGCCGCTGGAACGCTCGCCGGTGGTAGGCTACCTGTTCGATGCCTTCACCGACCCGACACCCTATCGCGCGACCGTGGCGGTGGACATTGATGCCGTCATGGAGCGCAAGATTGACATGGTCGGCTGCCATGTCTCGCAGGTGCACGAGTGGCTGGTGTACGAGAGCATCGGGCTTGAGGGCTACCCCGAGGATGCGGCCGGCCGGCGGGCGCACCTGGCCGACCGGCTGTACGAGCGCTACGCGGAGGTGGCTGACGCCTGCCGCGAGGCCCTGGTGAAGTGTTATGGCCAGGAGCGCGGGAACCGGGTGCGCTGCGCCGAGTCGATCATGATCTCCCAGTATGGCCGGGGCCTGCGCGACGAAGACTGGCCGATCTACTTCCCGTTCCTGCCGCAGTGA
- a CDS encoding thiamine pyrophosphate-dependent enzyme, which yields MGRSPGEAPVEMTGYEAVAQALCRHDATVYGVPGFPASELGEAWRAAAGAPPPWSVNERVAFEMAFGIAATGRNAAVICKQVGALSLADSLANAASHSGGGGLLLVVADDVGPEFSTIEADGRLLGAALRLPVLDVADPVSAAAAVAEGFRLSALARVPVTVRATQHALRLSGMCPELPQVNCGGGPIERAVVSGLSKRGRHAHFWATVQPLLARELGALLPPLPVPEGDTAVVACGYPAVLAQGLDRPVIVLPYSCPLSPWPWLLEALSPYRHLLVAEDGAPVLERELLQVLAPQGAAAKVRGRLTGHLPPLGAVSADDLTAALATVGDPVATWTVEAPQPRTHRPSSRPENPLVAAVGALREEMPDLLLSVDVGSPNRTSASDMALALGAPVSTAAGAALAGRPSLAVLGDYGLFHSAWSALLEAAARQAPLVTVILLNREMELTGGQALPVPEQLLSPEGFARLLEASGLGQPLWWRLPQPSEVLQRRLRGLVAARQFRVVVVEEER from the coding sequence ATGGGCCGTTCACCAGGCGAGGCGCCCGTCGAGATGACAGGCTACGAGGCGGTGGCGCAGGCACTGTGCCGGCACGACGCGACCGTGTATGGCGTGCCGGGCTTCCCGGCGAGTGAGCTCGGCGAAGCCTGGAGGGCCGCCGCGGGGGCACCGCCCCCCTGGTCCGTCAATGAGCGTGTGGCCTTCGAGATGGCCTTTGGCATCGCGGCGACCGGGCGCAACGCCGCGGTGATCTGCAAGCAGGTCGGCGCGCTGTCGCTGGCCGACTCGCTGGCCAACGCCGCCTCCCACAGCGGGGGCGGCGGCTTGCTGCTGGTGGTCGCCGACGATGTAGGACCGGAGTTCTCGACCATCGAGGCGGACGGACGCCTGCTCGGGGCGGCGCTGCGACTGCCGGTGCTCGATGTGGCCGACCCGGTCTCGGCCGCAGCCGCAGTCGCCGAGGGCTTCCGCCTGTCGGCGCTGGCGCGAGTTCCGGTCACGGTGCGCGCGACGCAGCATGCCCTGCGCCTGAGCGGCATGTGCCCGGAGTTGCCGCAGGTCAACTGCGGGGGCGGACCGATTGAGCGGGCGGTGGTCTCCGGCCTGTCCAAGCGCGGGCGTCATGCGCACTTCTGGGCCACTGTCCAGCCCCTGCTGGCCCGCGAGTTGGGTGCCCTCCTGCCGCCGCTGCCCGTGCCCGAGGGAGACACGGCAGTCGTGGCCTGCGGGTACCCGGCGGTGCTGGCGCAGGGGCTGGACCGGCCGGTGATCGTGTTGCCCTATAGCTGCCCGCTGTCGCCGTGGCCGTGGCTGCTGGAGGCGCTGTCGCCCTATCGTCACCTCCTGGTGGCCGAAGACGGCGCGCCAGTGCTGGAGCGAGAGCTGCTGCAGGTGCTGGCGCCTCAGGGCGCGGCGGCGAAGGTGCGGGGCCGGCTGACTGGCCACCTACCGCCGCTCGGGGCGGTCAGCGCCGACGACCTCACGGCCGCGCTGGCGACGGTCGGCGATCCGGTGGCCACCTGGACGGTGGAGGCGCCGCAGCCACGCACCCACCGCCCCTCCTCTCGACCGGAGAACCCGCTGGTGGCGGCCGTCGGCGCCCTGCGGGAGGAGATGCCCGACCTGCTGCTGAGTGTGGATGTGGGCTCCCCGAACCGCACCAGCGCCTCGGACATGGCGCTGGCGCTGGGAGCGCCCGTGAGCACCGCCGCCGGCGCGGCGCTGGCGGGGCGTCCGTCGCTGGCGGTCCTCGGCGACTACGGCCTGTTCCACTCCGCCTGGTCGGCGCTGCTCGAAGCCGCCGCGCGGCAGGCCCCGCTGGTGACGGTGATCCTGCTCAACCGCGAGATGGAGTTGACCGGCGGGCAGGCCCTGCCCGTGCCCGAGCAGTTGCTGTCGCCCGAGGGTTTCGCACGCCTGCTGGAGGCCTCCGGCCTGGGCCAGCCGCTGTGGTGGCGGCTGCCCCAGCCGTCCGAGGTGCTGCAGCGCCGTCTGCGCGGGTTGGTAGCGGCCCGGCAGTTCCGCGTGGTGGTCGTGGAGGAGGAGAGGTAG